A DNA window from Kitasatospora viridis contains the following coding sequences:
- a CDS encoding Lrp/AsnC family transcriptional regulator produces MLDAIDRRIAAVLMAAPRASWRTVAEVLGVSERTVVRRAAPLLHSGVLRPTAVRNPARHPGLVPIALRIRCRPSRIKAIAAGLARRPDTVWVDVLGGGNEISSVLFLEGPQARTALLLRDLPATADVLSWDAHDLMKVHPAGFSWSAGLLTEDQYAALTPVPPEPAPAPEPGPLDARLIDQLTADARAGCTELAARLGSSATTVRRRLDLLLGAHLLRLATEVDLRLLGVGSEALLWITTGPGSLDGTGQRLSRHPQVRFAAATTGAANLLVAVAAEDLGGLYDFLTGTVGALDDVRALEVTPILSSVKRTGLLRPAD; encoded by the coding sequence GTGCTGGATGCCATCGACCGCCGGATCGCCGCCGTGCTGATGGCCGCGCCCCGGGCCTCCTGGCGCACCGTCGCCGAGGTGCTGGGCGTCTCCGAACGCACCGTGGTCCGCCGGGCCGCCCCGCTGCTGCACTCCGGGGTGCTGCGCCCGACCGCCGTCCGCAACCCCGCCCGGCATCCCGGGCTGGTGCCGATCGCGCTGCGGATCCGCTGCCGGCCCAGCCGGATCAAGGCGATCGCCGCCGGACTCGCGCGCCGGCCCGACACCGTGTGGGTGGACGTGCTCGGCGGCGGCAACGAGATCAGCAGCGTGCTCTTCCTCGAAGGCCCGCAGGCCCGCACCGCCCTGCTGCTGCGCGACCTGCCCGCCACCGCCGACGTGCTGTCCTGGGACGCCCACGACCTGATGAAGGTGCACCCTGCCGGCTTCAGCTGGAGCGCCGGCCTGCTGACCGAGGACCAGTACGCCGCACTCACCCCAGTCCCGCCCGAGCCCGCCCCCGCGCCCGAGCCCGGACCGCTGGACGCCCGGCTGATCGACCAGCTGACCGCCGACGCCCGGGCCGGCTGCACCGAACTCGCCGCCCGGCTCGGCAGCTCCGCCACCACCGTGCGCCGCCGCCTGGACCTGCTGCTCGGCGCGCACCTGCTGCGCCTGGCCACCGAGGTGGACCTGCGGCTGCTCGGGGTCGGCAGCGAGGCGCTGCTCTGGATCACCACCGGACCCGGCAGCCTGGACGGCACCGGGCAGCGGCTCAGCCGGCACCCGCAGGTGCGGTTCGCCGCCGCGACCACCGGCGCGGCCAACCTGCTGGTCGCCGTGGCCGCCGAGGACCTGGGCGGGCTCTACGACTTCCTCACCGGCACCGTCGGCGCGCTCGACGATGTGCGGGCCTTGGAGGTGACGCCGATCCTCAGTTCGGTCAAACGCACCGGACTGCTCCGGCCGGCTGACTGA
- a CDS encoding carboxylesterase/lipase family protein has product MSTNERPVVETESGSVRGVVEGAVAAFRGVPYAASPVGVRRFAAPAPHPGWPGVRDAARPGPAVPQDPSRLEAVMGTRVPDWAEDGSLTVNVWAPRGAQDRPVLVWFHGGGFTSGSGGWSWYDGGRLAAAGDVVVVTANYRLGPLGYLHLPEEGVENLGVRDQAAVLGWVRRNIAAFGGDPRGLTVGGQSAGAFSALYLALDPLTGPLVDRVITQSGPWGLAPQDPGEAAERSRRLLALLGVTGAAALREVPADRLLAAYRELAGELSRAGDVAPPLYPVLGGFGVPERWERAVAAGRLDGKALLTGTTEDEMTAFFAFDPRVRALTFEQARALAGDRAGRFDQLAAAGPAAALTGVATERFFRDGTTAIADHHAAAGHPAYVYQFDRSPDPDPQRLGAAHCAELPFFFDTLDAYPDSPMLGAPSPAARELARTFSRAAASFTATGRPEAPDWQPYRPGDQLTVRHFG; this is encoded by the coding sequence ATGAGCACGAACGAACGGCCCGTGGTGGAGACCGAGTCGGGCAGCGTCCGGGGGGTGGTCGAGGGCGCGGTCGCCGCGTTCCGGGGCGTCCCGTACGCGGCCTCCCCGGTGGGCGTGCGGCGGTTCGCCGCGCCCGCGCCGCACCCGGGGTGGCCGGGGGTGCGGGACGCGGCCCGGCCGGGACCGGCCGTCCCGCAGGACCCGTCCCGGCTGGAGGCGGTGATGGGCACCCGGGTGCCGGACTGGGCCGAGGACGGCTCACTGACCGTCAACGTCTGGGCGCCGCGCGGGGCGCAGGACCGGCCGGTGCTGGTCTGGTTCCACGGCGGCGGGTTCACCAGCGGCAGCGGCGGCTGGAGCTGGTACGACGGCGGCCGGCTGGCGGCGGCCGGCGACGTGGTGGTGGTGACCGCCAACTACCGCCTCGGGCCGCTCGGTTACCTGCACCTGCCGGAGGAGGGCGTGGAGAACCTGGGGGTGCGCGACCAGGCGGCGGTGCTCGGCTGGGTGCGGCGCAACATCGCGGCGTTCGGCGGGGACCCGCGCGGCCTGACGGTGGGCGGGCAGTCGGCCGGGGCGTTCTCCGCGCTCTACCTGGCGCTGGATCCGCTGACCGGCCCGCTGGTCGACCGGGTGATCACCCAGAGCGGCCCGTGGGGGCTCGCGCCGCAGGACCCCGGCGAGGCGGCGGAGCGCAGCCGCCGCCTGCTCGCCCTGCTCGGCGTCACCGGTGCGGCCGCGCTGCGCGAGGTGCCGGCGGACCGGTTGCTTGCCGCCTACCGCGAGCTGGCCGGCGAGCTCTCCCGAGCCGGCGACGTGGCGCCGCCGCTCTACCCGGTGCTCGGCGGGTTCGGCGTGCCCGAGCGGTGGGAGCGGGCGGTGGCGGCCGGCCGACTGGACGGCAAGGCGCTGCTGACCGGCACCACCGAGGACGAGATGACGGCCTTCTTCGCCTTCGACCCCCGGGTGCGGGCCCTCACCTTCGAGCAGGCGCGGGCCCTCGCCGGCGACCGGGCGGGCCGGTTCGACCAGTTGGCGGCGGCCGGCCCGGCCGCGGCCCTGACCGGGGTGGCGACCGAGCGCTTCTTCCGCGACGGCACGACGGCCATCGCCGACCACCACGCGGCTGCCGGGCACCCCGCCTACGTCTACCAGTTCGACCGGAGCCCCGACCCGGACCCGCAGCGCCTGGGCGCCGCGCACTGCGCCGAGCTGCCGTTCTTCTTCGACACCCTCGACGCCTACCCCGACAGCCCGATGCTCGGCGCCCCCTCCCCCGCCGCCCGCGAGCTGGCCCGCACCTTCTCCCGGGCGGCCGCCTCCTTCACCGCCACCGGCCGCCCCGAGGCCCCCGACTGGCAGCCGTACCGGCCGGGGGACCAGCTGACGGTGCGTCACTTCGGCTGA
- a CDS encoding sensor histidine kinase, protein MGRRPLGIPSWLPWPGVRARAALGALIASAIAFSVIALWVEDSVHRQLLGRARERAGTAVENVQSKIPNSPDESYQDATYVVMTVDGRWLRSNKMFQVYETGAYRTGLVPFTPQDEVALDQEMTEHPDRVNPFGPITATFPPGLGPGPESSALKGRTLQFYRGVTNPLSSDQIAQYSGVVGLPNQSLTIYVMVDPQEADKTAAAVTSLLRYLAPAASLCVALTAWLVTGLALRPVESIRRRMAEIGDGAYHERVPVPPGRDRIARLAETTNDTLDQLERSLTEQRRLVADASHELRSPLAALRSSLEVPLAHPEQADWPAVAAGALAETERLQELADDLLLLARTEEAGRAGAQGAAGAVAREPGSVELHDLVAEQLAERAHLDRVPAYRFELAEATVPGREVLVGRLVRNLLDNAARHAGSTVTVRLRTADGWAELTVDDDGPGIPAADRERIFDRFVRLDTARNRAAGGAGLGLALVRTIAGTLGGSVAAEEPPVGRGAHLVVRLPLIGEAQGGS, encoded by the coding sequence ATGGGAAGGCGGCCGCTCGGCATACCGTCCTGGCTGCCCTGGCCGGGCGTGCGGGCCCGCGCCGCGCTCGGCGCGCTGATCGCCTCGGCGATCGCCTTCTCGGTGATCGCGCTCTGGGTCGAGGACTCGGTGCACCGCCAACTGCTCGGCCGGGCCCGGGAACGGGCCGGGACGGCCGTGGAGAACGTGCAGTCCAAGATCCCGAACAGCCCCGACGAGTCCTACCAGGACGCCACCTACGTGGTGATGACGGTCGACGGACGCTGGCTGCGGTCCAACAAGATGTTCCAGGTGTACGAGACCGGCGCCTACCGCACCGGTCTGGTGCCGTTCACCCCGCAGGACGAGGTGGCGCTCGACCAGGAGATGACGGAACACCCCGACCGGGTGAACCCCTTCGGCCCGATCACGGCGACGTTCCCGCCCGGCCTCGGACCCGGTCCGGAGTCGAGCGCGCTCAAGGGCCGCACCCTGCAGTTCTACCGGGGCGTCACCAACCCGCTGAGCAGCGACCAGATCGCGCAGTACTCCGGGGTCGTCGGCCTGCCCAACCAGTCGCTCACCATCTACGTGATGGTCGACCCGCAGGAGGCCGACAAGACCGCCGCCGCCGTCACCAGCCTGCTGCGCTACCTCGCGCCCGCCGCCTCGCTCTGCGTCGCGCTCACCGCCTGGCTGGTCACCGGCCTGGCGCTGCGGCCGGTCGAGTCGATCCGGCGCCGGATGGCCGAGATCGGCGACGGCGCCTACCACGAGCGGGTGCCGGTGCCCCCGGGCCGGGACCGGATCGCCCGGCTGGCCGAGACCACCAACGACACGCTGGACCAGCTGGAACGCTCGCTCACCGAGCAGCGCCGACTGGTCGCGGACGCCTCGCACGAGCTGCGCAGCCCGCTGGCCGCGCTGCGCAGTTCGCTGGAAGTGCCGCTCGCCCACCCGGAGCAGGCCGACTGGCCGGCCGTGGCGGCCGGCGCGCTGGCCGAGACCGAGCGGCTCCAGGAGCTGGCCGACGACCTGCTGCTGCTCGCCCGCACCGAGGAGGCCGGCCGGGCGGGGGCGCAGGGGGCAGCCGGTGCGGTCGCGCGGGAGCCGGGGAGCGTCGAGCTGCACGACCTGGTGGCGGAGCAGCTCGCCGAGCGGGCCCACCTCGACCGGGTGCCGGCCTACCGGTTCGAGCTGGCCGAGGCCACCGTGCCGGGCCGCGAGGTGCTGGTCGGACGGCTGGTGCGCAACCTGCTGGACAACGCCGCCCGGCACGCCGGCAGCACCGTGACGGTGCGGCTGCGGACCGCCGACGGCTGGGCCGAGCTGACCGTGGACGACGACGGGCCCGGCATCCCGGCCGCCGACCGCGAGCGGATCTTCGACCGGTTCGTCCGGCTGGACACCGCCCGCAACCGGGCCGCCGGCGGCGCCGGCCTGGGCCTGGCCCTGGTGCGCACCATCGCGGGCACGCTGGGCGGCAGCGTGGCGGCCGAGGAGCCGCCCGTCGGCCGTGGCGCGCACCTGGTGGTGCGGCTCCCGCTGATCGGCGAGGCGCAGGGCGGGAGTTGA
- a CDS encoding response regulator transcription factor, which produces MRLLMVEDEERLAQSLGQGLRAEGYAVDVVGDGLHGLARAREGDYAAIVLDLMLPGLNGFRVCRELRNEGNAVPILILTAKNGEYDEAEALDCGADDFLAKPFSYVVLTARLRALLRRGGATRPSVLSVADLRIDPVAHRCTVADRLLPLTGKEFGVLECLARRPDQAVPKTEILDAVWDSAFRGDVNIVEVYVAALRRKLDRAGAGCLIETVRGIGYRLVRHER; this is translated from the coding sequence ATGCGCCTCTTGATGGTGGAAGACGAAGAGCGGCTCGCGCAGTCGCTCGGCCAGGGCCTGCGGGCCGAGGGCTACGCGGTCGACGTGGTCGGCGACGGCCTGCACGGGTTGGCCCGGGCCCGCGAGGGCGACTACGCGGCGATCGTGCTCGATCTGATGCTGCCCGGCCTCAACGGATTCCGGGTCTGCCGCGAACTGCGCAACGAGGGCAATGCGGTGCCGATTCTGATCCTGACCGCGAAGAACGGCGAGTACGACGAGGCCGAGGCGCTGGACTGCGGTGCGGACGACTTCCTCGCCAAGCCGTTCTCCTACGTCGTGCTGACGGCCCGGCTGCGCGCCCTGCTGCGCCGGGGCGGGGCCACCCGGCCCAGCGTGCTGTCGGTGGCCGACCTGCGGATCGACCCGGTGGCCCACCGCTGCACCGTGGCCGACCGGTTGCTGCCGCTGACCGGGAAGGAGTTCGGCGTGCTGGAGTGCCTGGCCCGGCGGCCGGACCAGGCGGTGCCGAAGACCGAGATCCTGGACGCCGTGTGGGACTCGGCGTTCCGCGGCGACGTCAACATCGTGGAGGTCTACGTGGCCGCGCTGCGGCGCAAGTTGGACCGGGCCGGCGCGGGCTGCCTGATCGAGACCGTGCGCGGGATCGGCTACCGGCTGGTGCGGCATGAGCGGTGA
- a CDS encoding DUF2079 domain-containing protein — protein MTREQPDDNSWPVSLISPFRRTARTSPASWNSLIPWLGALPIGLYFLALALPRQWRMQTTGFDLGIFEEAVRGYASGHAPVVALKGAGFDQLGDHFSPLLAVLAPVYRLFPGAQTLLVAQAVLFALSTVPVTRTAVELLGRARGLAVGLAYGLSWGLCRADLFDFHEVALAVPLAAWSVAALVRGQHRAAVCWALPLLLVKEDQGLLVAGIGVLVWWRGGRRLGAATVLAAVAGTLLAVLVLVPAFNPGGSYTYAANGAWHGDPLNRLLLPEAKWHTVKLLLAPTLFVALRSPLCLLTVLPLAARFWTTNPTYWSTGLHYNAVLMPVLFLALADGLRRLPRWTGPAARAIPALALVLALAHAPRPDLSGPDPQVRQARQVLAVIPDGATVAAANQLAPQLTDRCTVSLFPYLTYPNAAGSVGRPVARWVAALDRPGDFPVPEPDQLTALAALPTAGYRVVAAGGGVTVYQWNGN, from the coding sequence GTGACTCGTGAACAGCCCGACGACAACTCCTGGCCGGTTTCCCTGATTTCCCCGTTCCGCCGAACGGCACGGACTTCTCCAGCATCCTGGAACTCCCTGATCCCGTGGCTGGGCGCACTCCCGATCGGCCTGTACTTCCTGGCGCTCGCACTGCCGCGCCAATGGCGGATGCAGACCACCGGGTTCGACCTCGGGATATTCGAGGAGGCGGTGCGCGGCTACGCCTCGGGCCACGCACCGGTGGTGGCGCTCAAGGGCGCCGGATTCGACCAGCTGGGCGACCACTTCAGTCCACTGCTCGCGGTGCTCGCCCCGGTCTACCGGCTCTTCCCGGGCGCGCAGACCCTGTTGGTCGCCCAGGCCGTGCTGTTCGCCCTCTCGACCGTGCCGGTCACCCGGACCGCCGTCGAACTTCTCGGCCGCGCGAGGGGCTTGGCCGTCGGTCTGGCGTACGGGCTGTCCTGGGGCCTGTGCCGGGCCGACCTGTTCGACTTCCACGAGGTGGCGCTGGCCGTGCCGTTGGCCGCCTGGTCGGTGGCGGCGCTGGTCCGGGGACAGCACCGGGCGGCGGTCTGCTGGGCGCTGCCGCTGCTGCTGGTCAAGGAGGACCAGGGGCTGCTGGTGGCCGGGATCGGCGTGCTGGTCTGGTGGCGCGGCGGGCGCCGGCTCGGCGCGGCCACCGTGCTCGCGGCGGTCGCGGGCACGCTGCTCGCGGTGCTCGTGCTGGTGCCGGCGTTCAACCCGGGCGGCAGCTACACCTACGCCGCCAACGGCGCCTGGCACGGCGACCCGCTGAACCGGCTGCTGCTGCCCGAAGCCAAGTGGCACACCGTCAAGCTGCTGCTGGCACCGACCCTCTTCGTCGCGCTGCGCTCCCCGCTCTGCCTGCTGACGGTGCTGCCGCTGGCGGCCCGGTTCTGGACGACCAACCCCACCTACTGGAGCACCGGGCTGCACTACAACGCCGTGCTGATGCCGGTGCTCTTCCTGGCCCTGGCGGACGGGCTGCGCCGACTGCCCCGGTGGACGGGCCCGGCGGCCCGCGCGATACCGGCGCTCGCCTTGGTGCTCGCCCTGGCGCACGCGCCGCGCCCCGACCTGTCCGGGCCCGACCCGCAGGTGCGCCAGGCCCGGCAGGTGCTCGCGGTGATCCCGGACGGCGCGACGGTGGCCGCCGCCAACCAGCTGGCGCCGCAACTCACCGACCGCTGCACGGTCTCGCTCTTCCCCTACCTGACCTACCCCAACGCCGCCGGATCGGTCGGACGCCCGGTGGCCCGCTGGGTGGCGGCGCTCGACCGCCCGGGCGACTTCCCGGTACCGGAGCCCGACCAGCTCACCGCGCTGGCCGCACTGCCGACGGCCGGCTACCGGGTGGTGGCGGCGGGCGGCGGCGTGACGGTGTACCAGTGGAACGGGAATTGA
- a CDS encoding serine/threonine-protein kinase, whose translation MGRVLADRYELRALLGRGGMGEVWSALDTMLGREVAVKLLRSPVDDAGAAQLFFREARTAGALNHPGVVTVHDLGRDGDETLFLVMELVHGRTLAQVLREDGPPPVEPAVEWAALIADALEAAHGAGIVHRDLKPGNVMLTPSGAVKVLDFGIARPLAGGGTTSTTIMGTLAYMPPERFESGRQDTRGDLYSLGCLLHELLTGAGPFADVEASALMFAHLRRTPEPPSARRPGVPAGLDALVAQLLAKDPADRPAGAAQVAARLRAVLAAPPAPAHPPTVVVGRAAVERAEPTVRLRRSARPARGGRRPLLVLAAVVAALAVAGGTVAALANGTAPRVRWSFVTKGGPGLTTAVSPSTVYAAGEDGTAYALDTVGHQRWAEHVASASQAESAVARDGDSVYEVADGDLRALDPATGVTKWSFTGRSLTGALTAAGGLVYVGARSGVLYALDAGTGSQDWTYSTNDQLTASPTVVGGYLYLGGTDGEVYCFEAPIGVLVWSADLASPVLDQPAVDGGTVYVAANAGKVFALDAATGSQKWAYTTGPMGASSPAVADGTVYVGSQDHSLYAVDAATGHLRWTFATGGPIDSSPTVGRGTVYVGSDDHSVYAVGTANGAKRWSAATGGAVQGHLLLADSVLYAGSRDGKLYALNP comes from the coding sequence ATGGGGCGGGTCCTGGCGGACCGTTACGAGCTGCGCGCGCTGCTCGGTCGGGGCGGGATGGGCGAGGTGTGGTCGGCCCTGGACACCATGCTCGGGCGCGAGGTCGCGGTGAAGCTGCTGCGCTCGCCGGTGGACGACGCGGGCGCCGCCCAGCTCTTCTTCCGCGAGGCCCGGACGGCGGGCGCGCTCAACCATCCCGGCGTGGTCACGGTGCACGACCTGGGCCGGGACGGCGACGAAACGCTCTTCCTGGTCATGGAGTTGGTGCACGGGCGGACCCTGGCCCAGGTGCTCCGGGAGGACGGCCCGCCGCCGGTCGAGCCGGCCGTGGAGTGGGCCGCGCTGATCGCCGACGCCCTGGAGGCCGCCCACGGCGCCGGCATCGTGCACCGGGACCTCAAGCCCGGCAACGTGATGCTGACCCCGTCCGGGGCGGTGAAGGTGCTGGACTTCGGCATCGCCCGGCCGTTGGCGGGCGGCGGCACCACCAGCACCACCATCATGGGCACCCTGGCCTACATGCCGCCGGAGCGCTTCGAGTCCGGCCGCCAGGACACCCGCGGCGACCTCTACTCGCTCGGCTGCCTGCTGCACGAACTGCTCACCGGCGCCGGCCCGTTCGCCGACGTCGAGGCCAGCGCGCTGATGTTCGCCCACCTGCGGCGCACCCCCGAGCCGCCGAGCGCGCGCCGCCCCGGCGTGCCGGCCGGGCTGGACGCGCTGGTGGCGCAACTGCTGGCGAAGGATCCGGCGGACCGGCCGGCCGGGGCGGCGCAGGTCGCGGCGCGACTGCGGGCCGTGCTCGCCGCGCCGCCGGCGCCCGCGCACCCGCCGACCGTGGTGGTGGGGCGCGCGGCCGTCGAGCGGGCCGAACCGACCGTCAGGCTCCGGCGGAGCGCCCGCCCGGCGCGGGGCGGTCGCCGCCCGCTGCTGGTCCTCGCCGCCGTGGTCGCGGCGCTGGCCGTGGCGGGCGGCACCGTCGCGGCGCTGGCCAACGGGACGGCCCCGAGGGTGCGCTGGTCCTTCGTCACCAAGGGCGGCCCCGGGCTCACCACCGCGGTCTCCCCGAGCACCGTGTACGCCGCCGGGGAGGACGGCACGGCCTACGCGTTGGACACCGTCGGCCACCAGCGGTGGGCCGAGCACGTGGCCTCCGCGTCCCAGGCGGAGTCCGCCGTCGCGCGGGACGGCGACAGCGTCTACGAGGTGGCCGACGGCGACCTCCGGGCGCTCGACCCGGCCACCGGCGTGACGAAGTGGTCGTTCACCGGCCGCTCCCTCACCGGTGCGCTGACGGCGGCCGGCGGACTCGTCTACGTCGGCGCCCGCAGCGGCGTCCTCTACGCGCTGGACGCGGGCACCGGCAGCCAGGACTGGACCTACAGCACCAACGACCAGCTGACCGCGTCGCCGACGGTGGTCGGCGGCTACCTGTACCTCGGCGGCACCGACGGCGAGGTGTACTGCTTCGAGGCGCCGATCGGCGTGCTCGTCTGGTCCGCCGACCTGGCGAGCCCGGTCCTCGACCAGCCCGCCGTCGACGGCGGCACGGTGTACGTCGCGGCGAACGCCGGAAAGGTGTTCGCGCTGGACGCGGCGACGGGCAGTCAGAAGTGGGCCTACACCACCGGGCCGATGGGCGCCTCCTCGCCGGCGGTGGCCGACGGAACGGTCTACGTGGGCAGCCAGGACCACAGCCTGTACGCCGTCGACGCCGCCACCGGCCACCTGCGGTGGACCTTCGCCACGGGCGGGCCGATCGACTCCTCGCCGACGGTGGGTCGCGGCACCGTCTACGTCGGCAGCGACGACCACAGCGTGTACGCCGTCGGCACGGCGAACGGTGCGAAGCGCTGGTCCGCCGCCACCGGCGGCGCCGTGCAGGGCCACTTGCTGCTCGCCGACAGCGTGCTCTACGCGGGCAGTCGGGACGGGAAGCTCTACGCCCTCAACCCTTGA
- a CDS encoding cupin domain-containing protein: protein MPTSPRSTAGAPNIPGRTAAVLLDQPLPAPVTAHRVQIRRITLAPGTAAGLHVHNTPVFGNIETGSAVYQLEGGPAVVLTAGDVFYEPEGARVARFDAQDAGVTFLGYFLLDTDQQPEIEQPEQ from the coding sequence GTGCCCACCTCCCCCCGGTCGACCGCCGGTGCCCCGAACATCCCCGGCCGCACCGCGGCCGTCCTGCTGGACCAGCCGCTGCCCGCCCCGGTCACGGCGCACCGGGTGCAGATCCGCCGGATCACCCTCGCCCCGGGCACGGCCGCCGGGCTGCACGTCCACAACACCCCGGTCTTCGGCAACATCGAGACCGGCTCGGCCGTCTACCAGCTCGAAGGCGGACCGGCCGTGGTGCTGACGGCGGGCGACGTGTTCTACGAGCCGGAGGGCGCCCGGGTCGCCCGCTTCGACGCGCAGGACGCCGGGGTCACCTTCCTCGGCTACTTCCTCCTCGACACCGACCAGCAGCCCGAGATCGAGCAGCCCGAACAGTGA